One Dioscorea cayenensis subsp. rotundata cultivar TDr96_F1 chromosome 17, TDr96_F1_v2_PseudoChromosome.rev07_lg8_w22 25.fasta, whole genome shotgun sequence DNA window includes the following coding sequences:
- the LOC120281007 gene encoding LOW QUALITY PROTEIN: bis(5'-adenosyl)-triphosphatase ENPP4-like (The sequence of the model RefSeq protein was modified relative to this genomic sequence to represent the inferred CDS: inserted 1 base in 1 codon) has translation MLGRLIAGLERRGIFEDVTIILVGDHGMVSTCDQRIIFLDDLSPWPWIEIPEKWVQCYGPLLPIQPPAXHLCGGVVAAMNQGLSSGKVDNGQHLSVYLKDELPERLHYWSSYRIPPIVGLVDEGYKLVAKRPMSNISGGDHGYDNALLSMRSIFVAHGPQFERGRKVPPFENIQIYKLVTSILGFRGAPNNGSYTFPALILLSDT, from the exons ATGCTTGGTAGATTGATTGCAGGCCTTGAAAGAAGAGGCATTTTCGAAGATGTGACCATCATCCTTGTGGGGGATCATGGAATGGTCAGCACTTGTGATCAAAGAATCATCTTTCTGGATGATCTATCTCCATGGCCATGGATTGAAATCCCTGAGAAGTGGGTACAATGTTACGGTCCATTGCTGCCAATTCAGCCTCCGG AACATCTATGCGGCGGGGTGGTGGCAGCTATGAATCAAGGATTGAGCTCTGGTAAGGTGGATAATGGTCAGCATTTGAGCGTTTATCTAAAGGATGAGCTGCCTGAGAGGTTGCATTATTGGTCAAGCTATCGGATTCCCCCTATTGTCGGCCTTGTGGATGAGGGGTACAAATTGGTGGCAAAGAGACCGATGAGTAATATATCCGGAGGGGACCATGGCTATGACAATGCATTGCTCTCAATGCGAAGCATTTTTGTGGCTCATGGACCTCAGTTTGAGAGAGGGAGGAAGGTTCCACCATTTGAGAATATTCAGATATACAAATTGGTCACCTCCATTCTCGGATTCAGAGGAGCTCCAAACAATGGTTCTTATACATTTCCAGCTTTGATTCTTCTATCTGACACTTGA
- the LOC120280667 gene encoding protein HOTHEAD-like isoform X1: MARQKDDLFFFLFIFILASLYPSHGNFSQANNKQPNFRNASSFSSMPNLPYDYIVVGGGTAGCPLAATLSEKFRVLVLERGGSPYGNANISRLENFNINLAHSTPTSPVQRFLSTDGVFNHRARVLGGNTCINGGFYSRAQPSFVRNAGWDEVLVNESYKWVEDKIVFLKAAAPWQSAVKDGLLEVGVTPFNGYTYQHINGTKFGGSIFDNNGFRHTAADLLAAGNPRNLHVFIYATVQKIVFDTKDTNPKAIGVIFIDENGNQHEASIKANERSEVLLTSGAIGTPQLLLLSGVGPEEDLQKMNITVILNNEHVGKEMADNPSNNIQIPTPEPQKQSQPQVVGITTKGFYVESTSGFGQNNDSIIIVKDGNMSELKEVFRGGSIFEKIIGPLSKGNLSLINTNVTSNPAVTFNYFAEPEDLRRCVTGVSLLLKIAKTRPMIELMGNLSYTDEMLLNMSVNAKINLIPKSGNETKSLAEFCKRSVTTLWHYHGGCIVGKVVDKDYKVIGVGNLRVGDSSLFVESPGTNPQATVMMLGRMMGVKMIKERGRLARDHHYKKLMNYKPKFRNKIFSVSNCNRLETESKSVSKLEMEYSSVSNI, translated from the exons ATGGCTCGGCAGAAGGATgacttatttttctttcttttcatcttcatcctcgCCTCATTATATCCATCTCATG GTAATTTCTCACaagcaaacaacaaacaaccaaacttcaGAAATGCAAGTAGTTTTTCATCAATGCCAAACTTACCATATGACTACATAGTGGTTGGAGGAGGAACAGCAGGGTGTCCATTGGCAGCAACATTGTCTGaaaaatttagggttttggtgctAGAAAGAGGTGGATCACCATATGGAAATGCCAACATCTCACGCTtagaaaatttcaacattaatttGGCACACTCCACACCAACCTCTCCTGTTCAAAGGTTCCTTTCAACTGATGGTGTTTTCAATCATAGAGCAAGAGTTTTGGGTGGCAATACTTGCATCAATGGTGGCTTCTACTCTAGAGCTCAGCCTAG TTTTGTAAGAAATGCTGGATGGGATGAAGTGTTGGTGAATGAGTCATACAAATGGGTGGAGGACAAGATAGTCTTCTTGAAGGCAGCGGCGCCATGGCAAAGTGCAGTGAAGGATGGGCTCTTGGAGGTTGGAGTCACTCCCTTCAATGGATACACCTATCAACATATCAACGGGACGAAGTTTGGCGGTTCGATCTTCGATAATAATGGCTTCCGACACACCGCCGCCGATCTCTTGGCCGCTGGCAACCCTCGAAACcttcatgttttcatttatgCCACCGTGCAAAAGATCGTCTTTGATACAAAAG ATACAAACCCCAAAGCGATCGGAGTGATCTTTATCGACGAGAATGGCAATCAACATGAAGCATCTATCAAAGCAAATGAGCGAAGTGAGGTACTCTTAACCTCCGGCGCGATCGGAACGCcacaattattattactaagCGGCGTCGGACCGGAGGAAGACTTACAAAAGATGAACATTACTGTGATACTAAACAATGAGCATGTAGGAAAAGAGATGGCAGACAACCCATCAAATAACATCCAAATCCCTACACCAGAGCCACAAAAGCAAAGTCAGCCTCAAGTAGTAGGCATCACTACTAAGGGTTTCTATGTTGAGTCCACCAGTGGCTTTGGCCAGAATAATGACAGCATTATCATCGTCAAAGATGGCAATATGTCCgag TTAAAAGAGGTATTCCGAGGAGGTTCTATTTTCGAGAAAATCATAGGTCCTCTCTCCAAAGGAAACCTCAGCCTGATTAACACCAATGTAACCAGCAACCCGGCCGTTACTTTTAACTACTTTGCCGAGCCTGAAGATCTCCGGCGATGTGTCACTGGAGTTAGTTTGTTATTAAAGATTGCGAAAACGAGGCCTATGATTGAGCTGATGGGGAATTTAAGTTACACAGATGAGATGTTGTTGAACATGAGTGTGAATgctaaaataaatttgatacCGAAAAGTGGGAATGAGACAAAGTCATTGGCTGAGTTCTGCAAGAGAAGTGTGACAACTTTGTGGCATTATCATGGAGGGTGTATTGTTGGGAAGGTGGTGGATAAGGATTACAAGGTCATTGGAGTTGGGAATTTGAGGGTGGGCGATAGCTCTTTGTTTGTTGAATCCCCCGGAACTAATCCTCAGGCCACTGTTATGATGCTTGGCAG AATGATGGGAGTGAAGATGATCAAAGAGAGAGGCAGGCTAGCTAGAGACCATCACTACAAGAAACTAATGAATTACAAAccaaaatttagaaacaaaattttttccGTTTCTAATTGTAacagattagaaacggaatcaaaatccgtttctaaattagaAATGGAATATAGTTCCGTTTCTAACATATAA
- the LOC120280667 gene encoding protein HOTHEAD-like isoform X2, with the protein MPNLPYDYIVVGGGTAGCPLAATLSEKFRVLVLERGGSPYGNANISRLENFNINLAHSTPTSPVQRFLSTDGVFNHRARVLGGNTCINGGFYSRAQPSFVRNAGWDEVLVNESYKWVEDKIVFLKAAAPWQSAVKDGLLEVGVTPFNGYTYQHINGTKFGGSIFDNNGFRHTAADLLAAGNPRNLHVFIYATVQKIVFDTKDTNPKAIGVIFIDENGNQHEASIKANERSEVLLTSGAIGTPQLLLLSGVGPEEDLQKMNITVILNNEHVGKEMADNPSNNIQIPTPEPQKQSQPQVVGITTKGFYVESTSGFGQNNDSIIIVKDGNMSELKEVFRGGSIFEKIIGPLSKGNLSLINTNVTSNPAVTFNYFAEPEDLRRCVTGVSLLLKIAKTRPMIELMGNLSYTDEMLLNMSVNAKINLIPKSGNETKSLAEFCKRSVTTLWHYHGGCIVGKVVDKDYKVIGVGNLRVGDSSLFVESPGTNPQATVMMLGRMMGVKMIKERGRLARDHHYKKLMNYKPKFRNKIFSVSNCNRLETESKSVSKLEMEYSSVSNI; encoded by the exons ATGCCAAACTTACCATATGACTACATAGTGGTTGGAGGAGGAACAGCAGGGTGTCCATTGGCAGCAACATTGTCTGaaaaatttagggttttggtgctAGAAAGAGGTGGATCACCATATGGAAATGCCAACATCTCACGCTtagaaaatttcaacattaatttGGCACACTCCACACCAACCTCTCCTGTTCAAAGGTTCCTTTCAACTGATGGTGTTTTCAATCATAGAGCAAGAGTTTTGGGTGGCAATACTTGCATCAATGGTGGCTTCTACTCTAGAGCTCAGCCTAG TTTTGTAAGAAATGCTGGATGGGATGAAGTGTTGGTGAATGAGTCATACAAATGGGTGGAGGACAAGATAGTCTTCTTGAAGGCAGCGGCGCCATGGCAAAGTGCAGTGAAGGATGGGCTCTTGGAGGTTGGAGTCACTCCCTTCAATGGATACACCTATCAACATATCAACGGGACGAAGTTTGGCGGTTCGATCTTCGATAATAATGGCTTCCGACACACCGCCGCCGATCTCTTGGCCGCTGGCAACCCTCGAAACcttcatgttttcatttatgCCACCGTGCAAAAGATCGTCTTTGATACAAAAG ATACAAACCCCAAAGCGATCGGAGTGATCTTTATCGACGAGAATGGCAATCAACATGAAGCATCTATCAAAGCAAATGAGCGAAGTGAGGTACTCTTAACCTCCGGCGCGATCGGAACGCcacaattattattactaagCGGCGTCGGACCGGAGGAAGACTTACAAAAGATGAACATTACTGTGATACTAAACAATGAGCATGTAGGAAAAGAGATGGCAGACAACCCATCAAATAACATCCAAATCCCTACACCAGAGCCACAAAAGCAAAGTCAGCCTCAAGTAGTAGGCATCACTACTAAGGGTTTCTATGTTGAGTCCACCAGTGGCTTTGGCCAGAATAATGACAGCATTATCATCGTCAAAGATGGCAATATGTCCgag TTAAAAGAGGTATTCCGAGGAGGTTCTATTTTCGAGAAAATCATAGGTCCTCTCTCCAAAGGAAACCTCAGCCTGATTAACACCAATGTAACCAGCAACCCGGCCGTTACTTTTAACTACTTTGCCGAGCCTGAAGATCTCCGGCGATGTGTCACTGGAGTTAGTTTGTTATTAAAGATTGCGAAAACGAGGCCTATGATTGAGCTGATGGGGAATTTAAGTTACACAGATGAGATGTTGTTGAACATGAGTGTGAATgctaaaataaatttgatacCGAAAAGTGGGAATGAGACAAAGTCATTGGCTGAGTTCTGCAAGAGAAGTGTGACAACTTTGTGGCATTATCATGGAGGGTGTATTGTTGGGAAGGTGGTGGATAAGGATTACAAGGTCATTGGAGTTGGGAATTTGAGGGTGGGCGATAGCTCTTTGTTTGTTGAATCCCCCGGAACTAATCCTCAGGCCACTGTTATGATGCTTGGCAG AATGATGGGAGTGAAGATGATCAAAGAGAGAGGCAGGCTAGCTAGAGACCATCACTACAAGAAACTAATGAATTACAAAccaaaatttagaaacaaaattttttccGTTTCTAATTGTAacagattagaaacggaatcaaaatccgtttctaaattagaAATGGAATATAGTTCCGTTTCTAACATATAA